The genome window TATTAATTCAGCTCGTGAATCTAATTCGTGACGGCAAATCTATTAACATGTCAACACGAGCCGGAGAATTTATCACGCTCAAAGAAGTACTTGACGAGGCCGGAGTCGACGCTGCCAGATTCTTTTTCCTGATGAGAAGGAGCGACTCGCAATTAGATTTTGATTTAGATTTAGCGAAAAGACAATCAAACGAGAATCCAGTTTTTTACGTGCAATATGCTCATGCTAGAATATCGGGAATTTTGCGGGAACTTGAGAAGCGAAATTTATTTATTGATGATAATGACTCAGTTAATCAAGAAATTTTTAACGAGAAAAACGCCCGTGAACTTGCTGATACACTTGCGAAATATCCCGATTCAATTCGTGAGGCATCGAGTCAATTAGCTCCGCAAGTCTTAACAAGTTATGTGCTGAATTTGGCCGGAGTCTTTCACTCGTTCTATAATACGAATCGCATAATAGACGAGCCCGATGAAAATATTGCGCTTGGCCGGGTAAATTTGATTAAGGCAGCAAAAATAGTTATTGCTTCATGCCTTGAACTCTTAGGAGTAAATGCTCCTGAAAGAATGTAGATAATGCCTTCATTCAAGAAAATTTTTATTATAGTGATTGCTGTATTATTAATTGCGATCGCGTTTACATATTACAGAATAGAACTCGATAGAATCTCACAAATTCGAGAGGCCATATCGCGCGGTGAAGTAATTTTACAGCAAAAAAAGGACAGTGTCAGGGACTATCAAGAAAAAGTTTCATTTTACAAGACTCAAGAAGGAGTCGAACATCTTGCGCGTGAACAATATAATCTAGTAACTCAGGGCGAGCGGGTTATATTGCTTAAGAGTCCCGACAATGAGCCGAACTTGAAATAAGAAAATCCCCCCTCTGACATACCGATAAATAAAAGCATGAAAGGGGGGAATAAATTTTTATTTGCCTGATAAGAAAATTTTCAGCAGCCACCACGGAATTAACAGCCAGCCAAGAAATATGCCTAATATAGCTCTGTGTGAAAAAATATTATTGCCAAATACAACTTTATTTGCCCATATTGTATTAGGTACTGCAAGATAACCGGCGACAACGTAAATAATTGATATTATGTCCATTTGTTAAGACTCCTGATTTTGACTTTGATTTTGACGCGATAAAAATTTTTTCATGTCATAATGAGTCATCACTGCGCATATAACGCCGCATATTGCCGCAAAAAATAAAAGCCCCTGAGCATCGCCGCCGCCATTTGGTACTGCTGAACCTAAAAGCGTAAATATCCCGAATAATACAGCGCAAATCCATAAAATTATTTCTGCTCTCTTCTTGCGCTTCCATGACATAAAGCCGCCTATAACAAGCAATACAGCACTGGCTATAATCACGAAAACAATAGCAATTACACCGGACGGCACTACTTCAGCACTAATAAGCACAAAAAGAGCTTGTAAAGCTGGCATAATTTCGCCGATTATTGCAATCCCGCCTATTATAGATAAAATAAACACTGCGATATTCATATATATATATACTCCTTTTTGTGATAATATTTTACTCAAATTTTATAGTGAGGGATTTACAAAATCGAATGCAAATGACGACCTTCAATTTAGCAAATAAGACTATTAAACGCCTTCAGACTATGTCAAAACGTTTCAGGAAAATACGCGCGCTAGTTCACGAGAATATAATCAGCTACATAAATGATTATAGAAATTTTCACGGGAATATTAACGAACGCAATGACGAATTAAGACGCAAATATTTATCTCGAAATAATGCGCTGATTTTACACGATGACGACTCTAAAATTTTATTTCATGTTAATGATATAGCAATAATCACAGGCTATGACGACTCGGCAATAACTAGAATGCTTGCTAAAATTGAACGGTCTGATAAATTCTGTGCTGGCTTGCTTGCAATTAGACACGAGACTAAATCAGCGAATAATAATTTAATTTATGCTTATGAGACAAAAATTTTTGATTTAATTCTTGATTACCGCGAAATAATTTATCTTGAAAGATTCAGGCGCGCGGGAAGTTCTGATTTTAACGAAATAATTAAATACTGGGAATATCTAAAAAATTTACAGGACAACGCAAATATTATGACAATTATAGAATCTAATCAGGAAATTCAAGACTCGCCCGTTCCGTTAATGAGCCTTCATAATATAATAAAATTAATCGGCAGCAAGTTATTCACGATAAAGACTGACATGATTTTTGCGATAATTTTTGCTTTAACATTTGCGCTTGCTAAGAACTGGCCGAACTTGATTCCCATTTTCGTAATAATTTCTTTAACTATTTTATTATCATGTGCCTTAATGCTAAGATTGCGGACTCCACGAACCGGCCTAATTTCTGATACAGGGGCAATAGCTGCACTTCTCGTGATTTTCTGGGGAGTAAATTTGACGCTCGATAACGGAATTTATACACCGGGCGGGACTGTGTTAAATCTTAAGGGTCAGCAAATAACTCTTAACGCAATAAGAGGGCGAGAAATGCATTTAGCTGATACTCCGCTGGCGTTTCAAGTTATACCGGAAAAAGAGGGCGAAATCAACGAAATTTTTTACAGCATAAATAAATCAGAATATAAATCAACGGGCTTTTACGAGTCTGGCTACCCGAAATTTTTTGTAAATATATATCAAGACTCAGGCGAAATTAATTTAAATATTAAATATCTCGATAATAACAACAAAGAACACGGGGATTTTGCGTTCAAATTTGATTACGAGCAGGAATATTTTAATGCAGGAAAAAATTTATTGCTGAATCGTGAAGATTCATGGCTGATTATTAATGATTTCTTAGGAACTACCAGCGTTGAAGCATATACAAATGACACAGTTAAAAGCATTGTTTACGGGATAAATACTCACGAGCCGGAAGAAATTTTTAATCTTGATAATCATAATAATAATTACTCGCAAATTTTCAGCACTCGAAATAATAATATAAAATTTATCAGCTCATATTTAATTTTTACGGACGGGACTTCTTCAGATATTAGAATCACAAATAATTATTTCTATAATGAGCCTGAACAGAAACAAGAAAATTTTTCAATAACAGCTGCGAAATATTAACGCTAAATCTCACACATAAGCGACGAGACAAGAATCAATGCCGCCCCTATAAGTCCCGTAAATGTAAGACTCTCACCTAAAATCAAACTCGACAAAATTAACGCCGTCAATGGGTCAAGATAACTCAACAGCGCAACCGTATGAGCCTTTAATTTCTCAAGTGAAGCAAAATATAATATATAAGCTATTCCCGTATTAATCAGGGATATAATAATCAGAAAAATTACAGCTTTCACTGACCATTCGCCCGAAAAAAATTCACCCGTCAATATCAAATATGGCAATAAAGCAACGGCTGAAAAAATTAGCTGTGTAATCGTCTTTGTGTAAACGTCAACGCCTGAAATACTTTTATTCATTATAACGACTAACGAATATAATAATGCTGACACGAGAGCGCATAATATCCCCCTGACATCATTTGAAGCAATCCCCCCAGAGTCAAGGACTCCCGAAATTAATATCATTCCGGTTAATGAGAGCGCAAGACATATAAATTTCTTCCCCGTAAAGCCTTCATTTAAGAATATTGCCGATAAAATTATTATCATTGCCGGACTTGTATAGCAAAATAAAGTCGCTACAGGTACACTCGTGAAATTATAGGACTCGAACAAGAACAGCCAGTTAATTCCCAGAAATGCCCCGCTTATTACAAGTTGTAAAAATGTCTTGAGTCCGACCCGCTGAATTCTCCCGCGAATAATGCACAATATAAATGACGCTCCTATTATACCCCGGCAAAACGCAATCAGGGCCGATGATAAATCTATTTGCCTGCGTAAAACTCCCACCGAGCCAAATATTATTATTGACGCAAGCAGCATGATTAAATATTTATTTTTACTTTGCATGATATATAAAAAATTGCGCCGTCCCTTTTTTATTCAAGCAAGAACAGCGCAAAAATTTTTCTCACTACTCTAATACATTCCCTAAATTCTCAGGCTTGATATTATGCTTCTCTGCGTAACCTGTTAATATTAGCGTTAATGCTCCGTCGCTCGTTACGTTGCAGGCTGTCCCGAATGAATCCTGTAAAGCAAATATCGTAAGCATTAAGGCCGTCCCAGTCGCGTCAAATCCTAGCACTCCAGTTATTAAACCTAGTGAGGCCATTACTGTACCGCCGGGGACTCCGGGTGCTCCGATCGCGAAAACTCCCAGCAAGACACAGAATAATATCATATTGCCGACTGTAGGGAATGAGCCGTATAAAATTTTAGAAATCGCCATTACAAAAAATGTCTCTGTCATAACTGAACCGCATAAATGAATATTAGCAAATAAAGGAATCCCAAAATTTACCATGTCATCACGCAGAGTCGGCTCGGATTTTCTTGCACACTCAAGAGCTACAGAGAGAGTCGCAGCACTTGACATCGTTCCCACTGCTGTCATATATGCGGGGCCGTAATTCTTGATTATATTAAACGGGTTGCGGCCTGAATATACTCCGGCAATAAAATATAATAATGCCATCCAAATAAAATGCCCGGCCATTACTATTAAGATTATCGCGATAAATACCGGAAATTGTTTCGTGATTGAGCCTTCATAAGCAAGCCCGCAAAATGTTGTCCCGATCAAGAAAGGCAGCACGGGAATCAAGAATCTTGATACTATGCTTAAAACTATTTTCTGGAACTCTTCAAGCAAGTTAATTACATATTTGCTCCTGTTCCATGCCGCAGCAAGTCCGACTGTTACAGCAAGCACTAAAGCAGAAATTACCGGCATTATTTGAGGTATAGCAAGCGCAAATAACACATCGGGTAAACTCTTCAGGCCTTCAACTTCTTTGACAATATTCAAAAATGGAATTATCGAATAGCCCGAAAAAGTCGCCGCAAATGCCGCACCGATTGATGACAAGTAAGCAATTATTAACGCTAAAATCAACATTCTTGACGCGTTACTGCCCAGTCTCGTTATTGACGGAGCTACAAAGCCTATTATTATTAACGGCACGCAGAAATTAATAAATTGTCCGGAAATATAACGCACTGTTACGACAATATTTAATATCGCCGTACAAATTGAGCTGCCATCAATAGAAGCTAGACCGAGTCCCGCTAAAATTCCTACAACTAGAGAGACTATTAACTTGAATGGCAATGAACTTGTGAAAGAATTATTATTACTCATTATAAAGCCCTCCCGAATATAAATATAAAAATTTTTCCTATATTATAGACATGAATCGACATTTACGCGCTCAATCATGACATTTAAAATTTCCTTGTCAGTCTCTTTCATGCCGATTTTGCCGATATAGCCCATATTCTTAATTGTGAGTTCTACATCGTCCTGAACAAATCCCTCGCCGCCCTTGAAATTTTCTTCATTCATGCTCATATAGTGAGCTAGTATAGCGGCATTCACTGACGAGGCAATTTTAGCAGCGCAACTCGGTTTAGCTCCATCACAGACAATCCCGCCGACATTAGCAAGAGTGTTCGTTATAGTTCGTCCCACTGAAGCAAAATCTCCGCCGGCCATATAAGTTATTGCAGCTCCAGCCCCCGCCGCAGCACTCACAGCCCCGCAAAAAGCAGAAAGAGACCCGATATAATGCTTTATATAAATAGATACTAGATTGCTTACTGTTAAGGCACGATAAATTTTTTCACGAGATAAACGCCAATTTTCTGCATATTCAAGAACGGGCATTGTTACCGTGATTCCCTGATTTCCGCTGCCTGAATTTATTATGACGGGAAGTGGACAGCCGCTCATTCTTGCGTCAGATCCTGCCGCAGCCCTAGCACATGCCGAGCTCCTTACGTCATTGCCCCAGTTCTCTAAAATTGTTTTGCCGACCTTTGCACCCCATTTGTTGTCGAGGCCTTCCTGTGAGATTCGCGAGTTATATTCAATTTGACGCGATAAAATTTCTTGAACGTCATTAATTTCGAGTTCGTTTGCAAATTCTATAATAGTTTTCAGGCTCATTTTGTGAGTGTCAAAATTTAGTTTTACTTGCGAGTCCTCTTCTTTGTGAGTAATACCCTTATAAATAATTTTGCCGTCTAACTCAATCAACGCTATATTTACATGATTATCTTGTATTATGACTCGTGAATTATGATTCCTGCCCTGTGCTTTGACTTCGATATAAAGATTTGGCACATCTTCAACTAGTGAGACATCGCAAAATTTCTCATGAACTAATTTTTTTGTGAGTTCCCGCGCCTTATCATTTACACCCGCTATTACTTCAAGTTCTTTTGTGTCATCGCCGCCCACTGTTCCGAGAATTGCCGCCGCCTCGATACCCTTTTGACCTCCTGAATTTGGCACGATTACTCCCTTAACGTTTTTAATAATATTTCCTGAACATGACACAAAAATTTTTATAGGCTCTTCTCCCAGTACTGACCGGGCTTTGGCTGCTGCATATGCTATTGAAATCGGTTCAGTGCAGCCCATTGCAGGCACTAATTCAGCTCGTAAAATATTTATATAATTCTCGTATAAATCCCTTGAAATCATGAAATTTTCTCCCCTCTCGATATAAATTTAAGCAAATTATCTCATTACACAAGGCAAAAAAAAATACTGCATAACATCATAATATAATGACGTACGCAGCAAATTTATTTAATTACTTGATTACGCTAATAATTCTTTATTCGCATAAATAACTGAACCTGCCTGACATGCCGGACAAATGCAAAACTTTTCGCCGGAGTCTTTTGCCTTATGACAATTTTTAGCGAGATTCATAGCTCCTTCTTCGCCAAAAAACTTTTTGCCCATATCTGACTCAGCAAGTGCTATAGTTTCGTCAATGCTG of Synergistaceae bacterium contains these proteins:
- a CDS encoding EamA family transporter, translated to MQSKNKYLIMLLASIIIFGSVGVLRRQIDLSSALIAFCRGIIGASFILCIIRGRIQRVGLKTFLQLVISGAFLGINWLFLFESYNFTSVPVATLFCYTSPAMIIILSAIFLNEGFTGKKFICLALSLTGMILISGVLDSGGIASNDVRGILCALVSALLYSLVVIMNKSISGVDVYTKTITQLIFSAVALLPYLILTGEFFSGEWSVKAVIFLIIISLINTGIAYILYFASLEKLKAHTVALLSYLDPLTALILSSLILGESLTFTGLIGAALILVSSLMCEI
- a CDS encoding dicarboxylate/amino acid:cation symporter; translation: MSNNNSFTSSLPFKLIVSLVVGILAGLGLASIDGSSICTAILNIVVTVRYISGQFINFCVPLIIIGFVAPSITRLGSNASRMLILALIIAYLSSIGAAFAATFSGYSIIPFLNIVKEVEGLKSLPDVLFALAIPQIMPVISALVLAVTVGLAAAWNRSKYVINLLEEFQKIVLSIVSRFLIPVLPFLIGTTFCGLAYEGSITKQFPVFIAIILIVMAGHFIWMALLYFIAGVYSGRNPFNIIKNYGPAYMTAVGTMSSAATLSVALECARKSEPTLRDDMVNFGIPLFANIHLCGSVMTETFFVMAISKILYGSFPTVGNMILFCVLLGVFAIGAPGVPGGTVMASLGLITGVLGFDATGTALMLTIFALQDSFGTACNVTSDGALTLILTGYAEKHNIKPENLGNVLE
- a CDS encoding serine dehydratase subunit alpha family protein, which encodes MISRDLYENYINILRAELVPAMGCTEPISIAYAAAKARSVLGEEPIKIFVSCSGNIIKNVKGVIVPNSGGQKGIEAAAILGTVGGDDTKELEVIAGVNDKARELTKKLVHEKFCDVSLVEDVPNLYIEVKAQGRNHNSRVIIQDNHVNIALIELDGKIIYKGITHKEEDSQVKLNFDTHKMSLKTIIEFANELEINDVQEILSRQIEYNSRISQEGLDNKWGAKVGKTILENWGNDVRSSACARAAAGSDARMSGCPLPVIINSGSGNQGITVTMPVLEYAENWRLSREKIYRALTVSNLVSIYIKHYIGSLSAFCGAVSAAAGAGAAITYMAGGDFASVGRTITNTLANVGGIVCDGAKPSCAAKIASSVNAAILAHYMSMNEENFKGGEGFVQDDVELTIKNMGYIGKIGMKETDKEILNVMIERVNVDSCL